In Desulfuromonas sp., the genomic stretch TCACGGCAATTACCGGGAGTGTTTGTGCAACTCTCTCGACCTGCTCATACAACAGGGCATTCTCCTCGGCCAGAGAGGCCTGACTGATCACCAGCAGATGGGCACCGGTCGAGTCCTCCCGACAAAGGGATATCCAGTTCACCGCCTCCTCCAGCCCCCTGAAATAGGTCACCTGGAAGTCAGCGAGGTCGAGAAAAAAGAGGACTGTCTTGACGCTCCCCGGATAGGGGAACGCATCGACGACAAGTACATGCCCTGGGGCCATCAGTACCCTCCTGGTCGGCGCGACAGAGGTGGAAAAGTGGAATCCGGCCCGGCACCAACAGAGTGGTAAAAAAAAGCATTTATGATGCCAAAAAAGAGGAGAGGCTTCGGAAGGCGGAAAACTGGGGGGGGATGCGGAGGACAGGAGGAGGGGGTTCCGCCCGAAGAGATACAACCAAAGACGCAACTGGCCCCGATGTTTCTTAATGATACGCCCAGGCGAGCACCTCGCCCCCCTGCAACCTCCCGCGGAAGGTGGCCCCGCCCCCCTTAAGGGAGAGTCGTTTCATTAAAAAGAAGAGCCACAACCTGGACTGCTTTTACAATCCTGGTTGTGGCTCTTAGGGGAAAAGGGGGCGCAAAAAGAGAGATCTAGCGGCTGGTCTTTTTGAGGCGCTTGCTCAGGGCCTGCTGGGAGATACCGAGCAGGCCGGCAGCAATACTCTGGTTGCCTTTGGATCGTTTCATCGCTTCGCCGACGAGTAGGTCGGTCGTCTCAACAATGGTCGGCAGGCGCTGCGGAAAGACAAGGGCGGCTGGGGGGAGGACGCCCTCCCCGGCGGTAAGACCGATCTTCTGGCGAAAAGACTCCATCGAAAGGACTTTGGTACGGTGCAGGCTCACCGCGTCGTAGACCATGGCCCGCAGCTCCCGCACGTTGCCGGGGAAATGATGAGTGGCGAGGAGAACGGCAAGCTCGGCAGTGGGGGTTGGCGTCTTCTTGCCGAGCCCCCGGGCCGCCTCATCGAGAAAGGCGTCGAGGAGCAGGGGGATGTCCTCGGTGCGCTCCCGCAGGGGGGGCAGGTGCACCTGGTGGGAGCGGACGCGGAAGTAGAGGTCTTTCCGGAAGGCGCCCGCGTCCTGCCGGGCAGCGAGGTCGCGGTTGGTGGCGCAGAGGATCCGCGCGTTGCTCCGCTTCGGAAGGTCGGAGCCGAGGGGGAGATATTCCCCTTCCTGCAGCAGGCGCAGGAGCTTGACCTGGGAGGCCGGGCTCAGATCGCCGACCTCGTCGAGAAAGAGGGTGCCCCCCTGCGCCCGCTCTATCATGCCGGGCCGGGCCCTGTCCGCCCCGGTGAAGGCCCCTCTGGTATGGCCGAAGAGGGTGTCCGAGAAGACCTGGTCGTCGAGCCCCGCCGCGTTGACAGCGACCCACGGCCCGGCGGGGGTCCCCAACTCGTGGAGAGCCCGGGCGATCAGCTCCTTACCGGTGCCGCTTTCGCCGGTAATCAGCACCGGCTCGCCGCTGGGCGCCACCGCCTCGGCATAGAGGAAGAGCGCCTCCATCTTCGGGCTGCGGGTGATGATGGCGGAGAAAGCCTCCGGGTTCTCCAGTTCGCCCGCTTGATCCACTCTGCGCAAGGCGGAGTTCTCGCGGCGCAGAGCATAGACGTCCAGCGCCCGCCGCACCCCGGCGAGCAGGCGCTCCTCCTCACCGGTCTTGACGTAGAAGTCGAAGGCCCCCCGTTTCATGCACTCGACGGCGGTCTCCACCGTATTCATGCCGGTAAGGATGATGACCGGAACCTCGGGGTGCTCCTCGGCAATCATCATCAACAGCTCCCGGCCGGAAAGATGGGGCATGGTCAGGTCGAGAAGAATCAGGCTTACCTCCTGACCGGCCAGAATTCCCATCACATCCCGGCTGTCATGGCACTGGAGGACGTGGTTGATCCCTGCGGAACCCCCGAGGGACAACGAGAGACTGCGCAACCAGGACGACTCGTCGTCGACGAGGAGGATCGGCAGATCCGGGAAAAGTTTCCTGCTCATCTTCAGTCCTTCTCCTGAAAAACGGGAACTTCCAGAGTCGCCGTCGTCACTTTGCCCACGGTCGAGGAAAAGGCAAGCTTGGCGCCCATGTCCATGGCAATGCGGGAGGAAATGGAGAGACCGAGCCCGCTCCCCCCCTCTTCCCGCCGGGAGGTGTAGAAGGGTTCGGTGATGCGGGGGAGGTCCTCCGGGGCAATCCCGACCCCCTCGTCCCGGACCTCCAGCACCACCCTGTTCCGGTCTTCGTCGAAACGGGTCCTGATGCGAATCCCCCTGTCCTTCCCCTGCAGTGCATGATAGGCATTGGTAACCAGGTTGACCGTCACCTGGACCGTCCCCTGAAAATCCCCATACGCCGCGGGCAGCCCCGCGCCATAATCAGCCACGAAATGGTCCGTCGCCTTGCGAACGGTACTGCCGGCAAGACGCAGTGCCGCCTCCACCGCCTCGTTCATGTCAAAGGGCCCGAGTTGCTGGGCTCTCGTCGGGCGGGAGAAGTCCTTCATGTCCTCGACGATGTGAGCGATGCGGCGGGAGGCGTCGAGCATTTCAGATAAGAGGAGCGGGATTTCGTCCCGCAGTTCCGAATAGGCCCATTCGCCCATAGTAAAGTCGCCATCCTGCCGGTAGCGCTCCTCCAAGGCCTCCAGTCCGACCGGCGCCGCTTTGGCGAGGATCGAGGCGTTGACCCTGACCAGAGCGTTGGGGTTGTTGATCTAGTGGGCCACCCCGGCGGCCAGTTCGCCGAGGGCCGCCAGGCGGCTCGAACGTTCGGCCTCCTCGCGAAGCCGAACTTGTTCGGTGATGTCGCTGGCAATCTCGATGACATTGATCACCCCCCCCGCCGAATCCTTCAGGGGAATCGCTTTGAGGTGCCAGCTGCGGCCGTCGCCCTTGGCAAACGTCCTCTCCACGATCTCTCCGCTGCGGAATGTTTCGACGGCAGGGCAGATGCCACAGGGGGTCGTGCGGTTGTGCCATGCCGAGTAGCAGGTCTCTCCGCTCAGGAACGCAGTGGAGGATGGGCGGAGGGCCGCGGCCGCCTGGTTGGCCCAGACAACTTCCAGGTCGGGAGAAAGGAGGACGATCACGTCGGGGATGCCGTCGAGCAGGGTACGAAACTCTTGCGAAACCCTTTTGAACTCCCCTTCGCTGCGGCGCAGGGATTCTTCGACCTGCTTGCGCTCCGTGATGTCCGTGATAATCCCTTCGAGAAAGAGCATCTCCCCGCCTTCGGAAAATATGCCTCTTCCCAACTCTGCAACCCACCGCTGCTTTCCCCCGGCGGTGCGGATGCGATATTCCAACTGAAAGGGCCGTTTCTTCACAAGGGAAGCCTTGATCATATGCCACACCCTTTCCCGGTCATCCGGGTGAATGATGTGAGCATAAGACACCTTATGACTGTCGAGCAGGTCTTCGGGCAGATAACCGGTCAGGTCGCGGCAGCCCTCGCTGACAAAATCCATTGTCCAGGCGCGGTCGTTCCTACAGCGGTAAGCCATCCCCGGGAGGTTGGCCATCAGCGTGGCGAGCCTTCTTTCACTCTCCCGCACCGCCTCTACGGCCAGCTTGCGTTTGGAGATGTCCCGGATCGACTCGATTGCGCCAATGACATTCCCCTCGGTATCGTACAGGGGCGAGGCGACTCCCCAGAGATACTTCCCCGCGCGATTCTCCGCGGGAGGCAGGAAGGCCTCCCCCATGACCCTGCCGTCCTCTGTCCTGGCCACGCCGTAGAAGGTTTCAAGGTCCCGGTCGTCGCTTTCGACCAGGTCGATCAGGATCGGCCGGCGTTCCCCCCAGAACGGCAGCGCATAGGCATAATCCCCCTGCCCGAGGACCTCCTCCTTGGGCACTCCGGTCATCTCCTCGACGGCCCGGTTCCAGGCGACCACCCGCTTTTCCCGGTCGATGACGAAGGTGGCGTCGGGGAGGAAGTCGATGATGTCGGCCAGGCGCCGGTGGGTGGTCTGCAGATCTTCTTCAACCACCTTGCGCTCGGTGATGTCGAGCGTCGTCCCGACAATCCGCACAGGCTTGCCCGCCGCGTCGCATTGGACTTCGCCCTGCACGTCGAAATGCCGGACGCTGCCGTCGGCGAGGATGACGCGATGCTCGAGCCGATAGGCGCGCTCCCCGGTCAGGGCCCGATCAAAAGCCCGCTGCATATCCTCTCGGTCATCGGAATGGATGAGTTCGAACAATTGCTCGGCGGTAGGCGTAAAGGCGGCTGGCTCCTGCCCGACGAGGCGATACATCTCGTCGGACCAAAAAATATCGCCGGTCTCGAGGTCGGTATCCCAGCTGCCCACGCGGGCGATCCGCTGGGCTTCCGCCAGGCTGGCCCGGCTCTTCTACAGTTGCCGCCGGTATTCCACGCGCTCGGTGATGTCCATGTGGGTGCCGAGCAGGCGCAGCGGCTGCCCCTCCCTGGTACGCTCGACCGCCTCGCAGCAGGAAAGGATGTGCCGGTACGCGCCGTCTTTGGTCCGCATGCGGAACTCGGCCATGTAGCTCCGGCCGTTGTCGAAAAAATCCTCGGCTGTGGCAATCGCCTGTTCGCGGTCATCCGGGTGCAGCAACTCGGCCCAGGATTCATAGGAGGCTTCAAGCTCGTCCGACTCGTAACCGAGCATCTGGTAATACCTGGAGCTGAAATAGGTTTCTCCGGTCTCGGTGTTCAAGTCCCAGACCCCCTGGTTGGAGACCTGCAGGGCCAGGGCCAGGCGCTTCTCGCTCTCCTGCAGGCGCCGTTCCACCTCTTTGCGCTCGGTGATGTCCTGAATCATGGCGACGGACCGCATCGGCCCGTGCCCCGCCTGGGGCAGGTAGGCGACCGAAACTTGCCCCCAGACCGTGGATCCGTTCTTGCGCAGATAGCGCTTTTCCATTTCGATGTGCCGCCGCTGCCCGGCGGTGGCCTCGTCGATCTGCCGCGCGGTCAACTCGAGGTCCTCGGGGTGGGTCACATCGGCCACGGTGAGCTGTTGCAACTCGGCCTGGCTGTAGCCGAGGAGCCGGCACAGAGCCGGGTTGACATGATCAATCTTGCTTCCGGCTGAGAAGGTCGCCATGCCGACCGCGGAAGCCTCGAAAATTGTCCGGAACCACTCCTCGCTTTCGCGCAGCGCCCTTTCGGAGCGCTCGCGGGCAATGGCGCTGCCGAAGATCTCGCCGACGGTCTTGAGCCGGTTCAGCGTATCGTCATCCCAGGATTTCTCCGCATGGACGCTGTCAAACCCGAGCAGGCCGATCTGCTGTTCGGCCACGTAGATCGGCACCCCTGCCAGAGTGCGTATGCCATGTGCCTGCCAGAGTTCCTTTTCCGTCTGCGCCTCAGAGGGCAAGTCATCGACCCGCGGTACATAGAGCACCTTCTGGCTCCTGATCTTCTCCAGGTACCAGGGCAGATCGCTTAAATTGACGGCCTGCTTCTCCTCCCGGGCTGCTGGAACACCCTCCGCGCACACCTCGTTGGTGCAGGACGCATGCATTCCGCCCGGGGTACGCAAGAAGACATAGCTGCGGTCCGCTGCGATAAATTCGCCAAGTTCCTGCAGTGCCAGATCGATGCCCTGATTTATCTCTTCAGAGGGGAGTTCAACGAACCGGGTTGAGATATTGGCGATGAGTTTCTCGAAAGCCTCTCTGAATTCCAGTTCCCGATTAGCTGTCAGGTACCGCAACCGTTCCAGACCCATTCGGATGAGCACATCCAGAAAATGGGAGTGGAAGGCGAGGATTTCCTCGACCCGCTCCCGGGAGAAGATCGGCACCCGGCGCAACGCCTCGAGATAGACCTCCTCGTCGAAGCCGTGCTCCAGGGCCTGCGCCCTGAAGAACGCTTCGTCGGGGGGCTGGTAGAGGAACTGGCCGAGGTACAGGTTGGCGAGATGGTTGCCTTCGATGATGACCGGCATGCAGGCATCGATCAGGCCGTTTTGGCAGGTGTATTCGATGAAGCCGCAGGAGGGGAGTTCGGCATCGCCCGTCAGGTAGCGATCGATATAGGCGTCGCTCTCCCGGCAGCGCCGTGCGGTGGCCGGATGGACACGATGGAACTTGGTGCAGATGTCCTGCCAACCCGCCGCCAGCAGCACCGTCCCGTCGACGTCGATCATCCCCACGGGGATCCCCGCCGCCGCGTACAGACTGTCCACCATCGTCCGCACGGCGGGCAGGTCGATCAGGTCGGAGAGTCGATATTGCATACCATCATCCTTGAAGATACACACTGAACTCGTGCGCTCGGCCCCACCCCGGATGTCCCTGAAGGGCCCCCGAATTGAGCTCTACACAAACAAGTAGACTGAGACATGGTTTGACAATATTCAGACAAAAAGGATTAAAAGTCCATAAAATTACGGCAATTTAACTATTTACATGTTTGGCTTTTTGACTGCAAGGAAGGAAAATAGGCGGGGTTTAGGCAGGTGACATATGTGTTTTCTGGCCAGAAGAAGCCAGTGCTCACGGCAAGAGGCTGTACCGTCACTCCAGATAATATTCAACCAGAAGGCCGTCACCGGGCTTTTCGGGCATTCTGTTTTTTCTCCACCTCCAAAATCCGCACCGTCGTCGCCAGGACGGTGTCGGGGTTGAGGGAGAGGCTGTCGATGCCGCACTCCACCAGAAACTCGGCGAACTCGGGATAGTCGCTCGGGGCCTGGCCGCAGATGCCGATCTTGCGCCCCGCCCTCTTCACCCGGGCGATGACGTCGGCGATCATCGTCTTCACCGCGGCGTTGCGCTCGTCGTAGAGGTGGGCGACGATCTCCGAGTCGCGGTCGAGGCCGAGGATCAGCTGGGTGAGGTCGTTGCTGCCGATGGAGAAGCCGTCGAAGATTTCCGCGAACCCCTCGGCGAGGACCACGTTAGACGGGATCTCGCACATCACGAAGACCTCCAGGCCGTCCTTCCCCCGCTCCAGCCCCGCCTCCGCCATCACATCCAGACCCTTCCGCCCCTCCTCCACGGTTCGACAGAAAGGGATCATGAGCTTGACGTTGCTCAGCCCCATCTCCTCCCGCACCCGCCGCATGGCCCTGCACTCGAGCAAAAAGCCCTCCCGGTAGCGCTCGTCGTAGTAGCGCGAGGCGCCCCGGAAGCCGATCATGGGGTTGGACTCCTGCGGCTCGAAGGCCGCCCCCCCGAGGAGCCCCGCGTACTCGTTGGTCTTGAAATCGCTCATGCGCACGATGACGTCGTTCGGGTAGAAGGCGGCGGCGAGGGTCGCCACCCCCTGGGCGAGCTTGTCGACGAAGAAGGCGGCCCCGTCGGGGTAGCCTTCGGTCAGTCGTTCGATGCGCCGCCGCTCCCCCCGGTCCGCGATCCGGTCGGGATGCAGCAAGGCGAGGGGGTGGGCCTGGATGGCGGTGTTGATGATGAACTCCAGGCGCGCCAGGCCGATGCCGTCGTTGGGGATGCGGGAGAGGCCGAAGGCCTGCTCCGGGTCGCCGAGGTTCATCATGATCTTCGTCCGGGGCCGCTCCAGGGTGCCGAGGTCGGTCTGCTCCACGTCGAAGGGGAGAATTCCCTCGTAGACGAGGCCCGTCTCCCCGCCAGCGCAGGAGACGGTCACATCCTGCCCCTCTTTGAGCACGGCGGTGCCGTCGCCGGTGCCGATGACGCAGGGCAGCCCCAGTTCCCGGCTGACGATCGCCGCGTGGCAGGTGCGCCCGCCGCGGTTGGTGACGATCGCCGCCGCTTTTTTCATGACCGGCTCCCAGTCGGGGTCGGTCATGTCGGTGACCAGGACGCGCCCGGGCTCGAAGCGCCCGATGGCGTGGGCGTCCTTGATGACCATCGCTTTTCCCGCGCCGATCCGGTTGCCGACGCTCTTGCCGGTGGCGAGGACCTGGCCCTCCCCCTGCAGGCGGTAGGTCTCCAGGACCTGGCCCCGGCGCAGGGACTGGACCGTCTCGGGGCGGGCCTGGAGGATATAGAGTTCGCCGGACTCGCCGTCCTTGCCCCACTCGATGTCCATGGGACGGCGGTAGTGGTCCTCGATGACGCAGGCCAGGCGCGCCAGCTGCAGCGCCTCCTCCTCCACGAGGCAGAAGCGGCGCCGCTCCTCTGCAGGGACCGCCACCTCCCGGGTGGTGGCCTTCGCCCCCCCCTCGGTATAGACGACCTTCTTTTCCTTGCTCCCCAAAGTGGCGCGCAGCAGGGGTCGGAAGCCCTGGGCCAGGGTTGGTTTGAAGACGGTGTACTCGTCGGGGTTGACCGCCCCGGCGACGACATTCTCCCCCAACCCCCAGGCGGCGTTGATCAACACGACACCCTCGAAGCCGCTCTCCGTGTCGAGGGTGAACATGACCCCGGCGCACCCCTTGTCCGAGCGCACCATCTTCTGCACGCCGACGGAGAGGGCCACGGCGGAATGGTCGAAGCCCTTGTCCTGGCGATAGGAGATGGCGCGGTTGGTGAAGAGGGAAGCGAAGCAGTTGCGGCAGGCCTCGAGCAGCTCCTCGACGCCGCGGATGTTGAGGTAGGTCTCCTGCTGGCCCGCGAAGGAGGCGTCGGGGAGGTCTTCGGCGGTGGCGCTGGAGCGCACCGCCACGTCGCAGTCCTCGCCGAAGCGTTCTTCCAGCCGACCGTAGGCCCGGCGAACGGCCTCCTCGAGCCCCGCGGGAAGGGGGGCCGAGCGTAGCGCCCGGCGGATGCGCCGCCCCACGGAAGCGAGGTTGGCCATGGTCTCGGTGTCAAGCTCGCCCAACAGCCGCTCCAGCTTTCCCTCGAGGCCGGCCTCCCGGAGAAAGAGGCGGTAGGCGTCGGCGGTCACCGCGAACCCCGGCGGCACCCGTACCCCCCCGGGGCCGAGGTGGCGCACCATCTCCCCGAGGGAGGCGTTCTTGCCCCCGACCCGGGGGACGTCCTTCAGGCTGACTTCCTCGAACCACAGGACCAGGTCTTCACGGGCCATGACTTTCTCCTCTTTGCCGTCCTGCCTCAATCTTGGCAGAAGTTCCTAAAGCCACTTTTTGCGCCGGAAAAAGCCGAACATGGCCCCGCCCAGCACCACGACCGCCAGCCAGAAGGCGGCATAGCCCCAACGCCACTTCAGTTCGGGGATGTGCTCGAAGTTCATGCCGTAAATGCCGGCCAGAAAGGTCAGGGGAATAAAGATGGTGGCGATGATAGTGAGGACTTTCATGACCTCGTTCATGCGGTTGCTGATACTCGACAGGTAGAGGTCGAGCAGGCCGCCGATGAGGTCGCGAAAGGTCTCCACCGTGTCCACCACCTGGATGGTGTGGTCGTAGACGTCGCGCAGGAAGACCCCCGTCGCCTCGGTCACCAGGGGAGTCTCGTCCCGCTGCAGGGCCGCGAGGACCTCACGCAGGGGCCAGACGGACTTGCGCAGCAGGATCATCTCCCGCTTGAAGGCGTGGATCTTCTGCAGCGACTCGGGGGTGGCCTCGACGATCAATTCGTCCTCCATGCGCTCGAGCTGGTCGCCGATCTTCTCGAGGATGACGAAATAGCTGTCGACGATGGCGTCGAGCAGGGCGTAGGCCAGATAGTCGGGGCCCATTCGCCGGATGCGCCCCTTACCGCTGCGCAGGCGCTCGCGCACGCCGTTGAAGACGTCCCCCGCCTCTTCCTGGAAAGAGAGGACGTAGCCTGAACCGAGGACGAAGCTGACCTGCTCGGTGCGGATCTCGCCGGCCTCCTCGTCGTGGAAGAGCATCTTGGCGACAAGAAAGAGGTAGTCCCCGTAGTCCTCGAGCTTGGGCCGCCCGCCGGTATTGAGGATGTCCTCAAGGACCAGGGGGTGCAGGCCGTACTTCTTGCCGAAAGCCTCGATCAGGGGCACATCGTGGAGACCGTCGAGGTTGAGCCAGGACACCCCGCCCGCCCCGGTCTCCCTCGCCTCGGAAGGGCTCCGGAGGGCGCCCTCCTCCAGCCGCTCCGGACCGTAGCTGATAAGGGTGATCCGGGCCTTCTCCCCCTTCTTCTCCCCGATGTGCACCAGGGTGCCCGGGGCCGCACCCACCTTTTTCTTCCTCACCGGAGCAAGTCGTCTCCTCATTCCAGCCCCCTCTACAAAAGGCAACAAACCGCATGTCTTTTCATAAAGTTACCCCATTTCAACAAAGTAACAAGAGGGCCCTTGACGATCACCCCCGGTCGGTTAAGTTTTTAATAAGTTTTTATCCCAAGGAGGCCTGCGCTCTTGGAAACCCTTGTCCTGCTGCTGAAACAATTCATTCTCCCCCTGGTGACGACCGCCCTGGTGGTGGGAGGCCTCGCCGGGAGCCACATCCTTCTCGAGGCCCGGTTCAAGGACCGGCCGGAGAGGAACCTGCACCGGCAGCTCATCATGCTGGGCTTGACCCTGTTCGGCCTGCTCCTCATCGTGCTCAGCCTGCCCCTGGGCGAAACTCTGCGCGGCCAGGTGCTGAGCCTGATCGGCATCGTGCTGAGCGCCGCCCTCGCCCTCAGCTCCACCACCTTCCTGGGCAACGCCCTGGCGGGCATCATGCTGCGCACGGTGCGCAGCTTCCGCATGG encodes the following:
- the corA gene encoding magnesium/cobalt transporter CorA, which gives rise to MRRRLAPVRKKKVGAAPGTLVHIGEKKGEKARITLISYGPERLEEGALRSPSEARETGAGGVSWLNLDGLHDVPLIEAFGKKYGLHPLVLEDILNTGGRPKLEDYGDYLFLVAKMLFHDEEAGEIRTEQVSFVLGSGYVLSFQEEAGDVFNGVRERLRSGKGRIRRMGPDYLAYALLDAIVDSYFVILEKIGDQLERMEDELIVEATPESLQKIHAFKREMILLRKSVWPLREVLAALQRDETPLVTEATGVFLRDVYDHTIQVVDTVETFRDLIGGLLDLYLSSISNRMNEVMKVLTIIATIFIPLTFLAGIYGMNFEHIPELKWRWGYAAFWLAVVVLGGAMFGFFRRKKWL
- a CDS encoding PAS domain S-box protein → MQYRLSDLIDLPAVRTMVDSLYAAAGIPVGMIDVDGTVLLAAGWQDICTKFHRVHPATARRCRESDAYIDRYLTGDAELPSCGFIEYTCQNGLIDACMPVIIEGNHLANLYLGQFLYQPPDEAFFRAQALEHGFDEEVYLEALRRVPIFSRERVEEILAFHSHFLDVLIRMGLERLRYLTANRELEFREAFEKLIANISTRFVELPSEEINQGIDLALQELGEFIAADRSYVFLRTPGGMHASCTNEVCAEGVPAAREEKQAVNLSDLPWYLEKIRSQKVLYVPRVDDLPSEAQTEKELWQAHGIRTLAGVPIYVAEQQIGLLGFDSVHAEKSWDDDTLNRLKTVGEIFGSAIARERSERALRESEEWFRTIFEASAVGMATFSAGSKIDHVNPALCRLLGYSQAELQQLTVADVTHPEDLELTARQIDEATAGQRRHIEMEKRYLRKNGSTVWGQVSVAYLPQAGHGPMRSVAMIQDITERKEVERRLQESEKRLALALQVSNQGVWDLNTETGETYFSSRYYQMLGYESDELEASYESWAELLHPDDREQAIATAEDFFDNGRSYMAEFRMRTKDGAYRHILSCCEAVERTREGQPLRLLGTHMDITERVEYRRQL
- a CDS encoding ATP-binding protein, which gives rise to MEERYRQDGDFTMGEWAYSELRDEIPLLLSEMLDASRRIAHIVEDMKDFSRPTRAQQLGPFDMNEAVEAALRLAGSTVRKATDHFVADYGAGLPAAYGDFQGTVQVTVNLVTNAYHALQGKDRGIRIRTRFDEDRNRVVLEVRDEGVGIAPEDLPRITEPFYTSRREEGGSGLGLSISSRIAMDMGAKLAFSSTVGKVTTATLEVPVFQEKD
- the ppsA gene encoding phosphoenolpyruvate synthase, which translates into the protein MAREDLVLWFEEVSLKDVPRVGGKNASLGEMVRHLGPGGVRVPPGFAVTADAYRLFLREAGLEGKLERLLGELDTETMANLASVGRRIRRALRSAPLPAGLEEAVRRAYGRLEERFGEDCDVAVRSSATAEDLPDASFAGQQETYLNIRGVEELLEACRNCFASLFTNRAISYRQDKGFDHSAVALSVGVQKMVRSDKGCAGVMFTLDTESGFEGVVLINAAWGLGENVVAGAVNPDEYTVFKPTLAQGFRPLLRATLGSKEKKVVYTEGGAKATTREVAVPAEERRRFCLVEEEALQLARLACVIEDHYRRPMDIEWGKDGESGELYILQARPETVQSLRRGQVLETYRLQGEGQVLATGKSVGNRIGAGKAMVIKDAHAIGRFEPGRVLVTDMTDPDWEPVMKKAAAIVTNRGGRTCHAAIVSRELGLPCVIGTGDGTAVLKEGQDVTVSCAGGETGLVYEGILPFDVEQTDLGTLERPRTKIMMNLGDPEQAFGLSRIPNDGIGLARLEFIINTAIQAHPLALLHPDRIADRGERRRIERLTEGYPDGAAFFVDKLAQGVATLAAAFYPNDVIVRMSDFKTNEYAGLLGGAAFEPQESNPMIGFRGASRYYDERYREGFLLECRAMRRVREEMGLSNVKLMIPFCRTVEEGRKGLDVMAEAGLERGKDGLEVFVMCEIPSNVVLAEGFAEIFDGFSIGSNDLTQLILGLDRDSEIVAHLYDERNAAVKTMIADVIARVKRAGRKIGICGQAPSDYPEFAEFLVECGIDSLSLNPDTVLATTVRILEVEKKQNARKAR
- a CDS encoding PAS domain-containing protein → MGSWDTDLETGDIFWSDEMYRLVGQEPAAFTPTAEQLFELIHSDDREDMQRAFDRALTGERAYRLEHRVILADGSVRHFDVQGEVQCDAAGKPVRIVGTTLDITERKVVEEDLQTTHRRLADIIDFLPDATFVIDREKRVVAWNRAVEEMTGVPKEEVLGQGDYAYALPFWGERRPILIDLVESDDRDLETFYGVARTEDGRVMGEAFLPPAENRAGKYLWGVASPLYDTEGNVIGAIESIRDISKRKLAVEAVRESERRLATLMANLPGMAYRCRNDRAWTMDFVSEGCRDLTGYLPEDLLDSHKVSYAHIIHPDDRERVWHMIKASLVKKRPFQLEYRIRTAGGKQRWVAELGRGIFSEGGEMLFLEGIITDITERKQVEESLRRSEGEFKRVSQEFRTLLDGIPDVIVLLSPDLEVVWANQAAAALRPSSTAFLSGETCYSAWHNRTTPCGICPAVETFRSGEIVERTFAKGDGRSWHLKAIPLKDSAGGVINVIEIASDITEQVRLREEAERSSRLAALGELAAGVAH
- a CDS encoding sigma-54 dependent transcriptional regulator codes for the protein MSRKLFPDLPILLVDDESSWLRSLSLSLGGSAGINHVLQCHDSRDVMGILAGQEVSLILLDLTMPHLSGRELLMMIAEEHPEVPVIILTGMNTVETAVECMKRGAFDFYVKTGEEERLLAGVRRALDVYALRRENSALRRVDQAGELENPEAFSAIITRSPKMEALFLYAEAVAPSGEPVLITGESGTGKELIARALHELGTPAGPWVAVNAAGLDDQVFSDTLFGHTRGAFTGADRARPGMIERAQGGTLFLDEVGDLSPASQVKLLRLLQEGEYLPLGSDLPKRSNARILCATNRDLAARQDAGAFRKDLYFRVRSHQVHLPPLRERTEDIPLLLDAFLDEAARGLGKKTPTPTAELAVLLATHHFPGNVRELRAMVYDAVSLHRTKVLSMESFRQKIGLTAGEGVLPPAALVFPQRLPTIVETTDLLVGEAMKRSKGNQSIAAGLLGISQQALSKRLKKTSR